A region from the Sorex araneus isolate mSorAra2 chromosome 6, mSorAra2.pri, whole genome shotgun sequence genome encodes:
- the LOC101549073 gene encoding olfactory receptor 1440-like, translated as MKDESTAPVSETKENFDEIYDELKVKMSESISKEGYRNHTSVAMFVLLGLTSEKDLQFILFPVFLVIYLVTVISNLGLIILIRMDSHLHTPMYFFVSCLSFIDICITNDVSPKMLSDFFKDRKMISFVSCATQYLVFAWMGLSECCILATMAYDRYVAIGNPLQYSAIMNPNFCCKMVTAVLGSGFIGSLLETVTCINLYYCGPNVIRHFLCDLPQIVSLACSNTFVCQVMIFLVALLFGFGSMLFVLLSYTFIVASILKISSARGSLKAFNTCASHLAVVTLFYGTCLSVYMSPNSNHSKSQDKVLSVFYVNVIPMLNPLIYSLRNKEIKEALKRVMKTARFLSQ; from the exons ATGAAAGATGAATCAACAGCACCTGtatctgaaacaaaagaaaattttgatgaaATATATGATGAACTCAAAGTAAAG ATGTCTGAAAGCATCTCTAAGGAAGGATATAGAAACCACACCTCTGTGGCCATGTTTGTCCTATTGGGACTCACAAGTGAAAAAGATCTACAGTTCAttctctttcctgtcttcctAGTGATCTACCTGGTGACCGTaatttcaaacctgggtctgatcaTCCTAATCAGAATGGACTCTCACCTGCACACACCTATGTACTTTTTTGTCAGTTGCCTGTCGTTCATAGATATATGCATTACGAATGATGTTAGCCCAAAGATGCTTTCAGATTTCTTTAAGGATAGAAAGATGATTTCCTTTGTTTCATGTGCTACTCAGTATTTGGTGTTTGCTTGGATGGGTCTGTCTGAGTGCTGCATCTTAGCCaccatggcctatgacagataCGTGGCCATTGGTAACCCTCTGCAGTACTCAGCCATTATGAACCCTAATTTCTGTTGCAAAATGGTTACTGCAGTCCTTGGAAGTGGTTTTATTGGTAGTTTACTTGAAACAGTGACGTGCATTAATCTTTATTACTGTGGTCCAAATGTCATTCGACATTTCTTATGTGACTTACCCCAGATTGTTTCCTTGGCTTGCTCCAATACCTTTGTTTGCCAAGTCATGATTTTTCTGGTGGCTCTGCTATTTGGGTTTGGTTCTATGCTCTTTGTCCTTTTATCCTACACTTTTATTGTAGCTTCTATCCTGAAAATATCCTCAGCTAGAGGCAGTCTCAAGGCCTTCAacacctgtgcctcccacctggcAGTTGTCACCCTCTTCTATGGCACATGTCTCTCTGTGTACATGAGTCCTAATTCTAATCATTCCAAGAGTCAGGACAAGGTTCTGTCAGTGTTCTATGTTAATGTTATTCCCATGCTGAATCCTCTTATCTATAGTCTGAGGAACAAGGAGATCAAAGAGGCTCTTAAAAGGGTGATGAAGACGGCAAGATTTTTATCTCAATAG